AGTCATCTGACAGAGATATTTAATGGATAGACGTGGGATGGAGGTCTTATATTTGCACTCTTTTCCCATACGAAAAGTAATAATTATAACAGACCGAGGAGGGCTCTGCGCAGGTAGTCAGGCTTGCAGGAAGATTGTCCAAGATGtctaatgtaattttgtaattttgtttGTTTTCTAGGTATTCCCAAGGACAAATTTTTAATCTGATGGTGTACTTACTGTGTGTTGCAGACGACTGTTATGAGGGTGGACATGGACTGCTACAAATGCAAGAGAGTCGCCTTGCATTCTGTCGCAGGAATAGATGGTACAATGCTATTATACCAAATTAATCTTGTTTCAACTCAAAATATCTTCGATAGTAAGAAGATCTAAACAGAGGAAGTTGGTTTATGTTCTTTTGTTATATCACATCAGCACAAGAAAATTTAGTGAGGAATAGAATTTCATGTTTTTCTTACTTTTAAGACAGTTACATTCTTTTATTTTGTTTGGGTTACGCTGATCTAAATCTTCAAACTTTATATTGTCAACCTCCTCACTTTTTTCTCTGAGTCACACCTTTTACAGATTCTTTCAAATACACTTAATCCTCTTTTTAATGAAAACTTTTTAATTTGCCCCTTATTCAAATTCCACTCTTTTGGAATTCTTTCTATCTAACTTGTTTGCTTACTTAGATCTTAAGTGTTTTTAGGAATGTATGACAGGCAATGGAAAAGATATCCTTATAATCCTAATTTATTTCCTGTCTCTTTAACTTTTTTTGGGTCTTAGGCATTCTATGTTCCAATTGTCTGGTCAGACAGTCACCTCAAGTGATTCCTATTTCATCTTATTCCTCTTGCAAAAGGTTACATCATCTACAACTTCTCTCTTTCAagattgtttgatatttttctttttcttatggTTGATTGCAGGAATAGATATGATTTCTATCAATATGAGGGAGAGGACCTTAACTGTGGTTGGAGATGCTGATCCAGTGTGTATTCTTAATCAGATAAGAAAGAAATTCAAGTGTGCTCATCTGCTCCCACCACCACTGCCGCCCCCACTGAAACCCGAACCCGAACCCAAACCCAAACCTGAACCCAAACCCAAACCCAAACCAGAACCCAAGCCTGAACCAGAACCCAAGCCGGAACCAGCACCAGAACCAGATCCAAAGCCCGAACCAGAATCAGAACCAGAACCAAAACCCAAGCCAACACCGCCACCACCTACAACTATTGTAGAGGTCCATCAGCAGTATATATGCTGTCCTAGGTATCCTTATTGCATGGCGCATGTCCCATCAATTGCACCTCCAGAATATTGTGGATGTTCTGCATATCCAGGCAAATCAGATATACCTTGCCCTAGGTACTATCCTCCTACGGCTCCTTCTGATGAAGTTGTGTATGTGTTGACTGAGGAGAATCAAAGTTGGTGTACCATTTGTTAGACCAAGTATCTTCAGCCATTTCTACTACGGATGAAAttgatttcatcatcaaaataaggTCTATGAATCACTGTTCTATATTTGTATTTGGTAAGATTTAAGTATATTTTGATCTATGTTTAGATTTCGAAGGATTTTGGTGTATGAAATTAATTACAATATGTTCTATGAAATAGGAGTCTTGACATACATTCATGCTATGCTATCACTGGGTTAACAGATTACTGGTACGTCATTTTGTGAAACGTTTTGGGAAAAAGAAATACTTTTGATAAGAATCGAATGTTTGTGAATATGACTACCAAATATTAGTGTGATTGCGAGCAAGATTCCGTTCATATTGAAAAGACAGTGAAAAGACACTCATAAAGTATATAAAAAACAAGGAATTGTGGTTTTCTAGGTTGAACAGCTACCGCATTTTTGCTTTATTAGATGGATTCCAATTACATTGTGAGTATAAATATGACTACTGATTTTTTTTCAACCCAACAAAAGTGTAGCTATTGTGAACTAGTGTAAATTCTATAATATGAGTTAAATTGATATTAATCATTTtctattttatataaaaatattatttatataggTTATACAAATGTAATTGACAAATTTATATATTTGTGTCAATTTTAAtttagtatttgatttgtttcgaTTGAAAAAGTTAAAACAAATTTGTATTGACAAGTATTGTACTCTTATAGTAAGTTTGTCTTATTCTCTATTCTATCCCATCTTcaattattttcttttatgcaCATTTTAAGAATTTGATCTTATCCTAATTTCATTTGTACCCATTATTACACGCTCAATAAAGTATCAACATAGACTTTCATGCACATGCTTTTAATACCAAATTTGCATTTTTCGTTCTCTCATGAAAAATACTACAATTATTAAGGTTATCTTGAAGGTTTCAAGGTTAAAGTGGTGCAGGAGCGCCCTCATGCTCAAAATGCTCAAGTTTGTGTTGTTTTCTTGTTTTGGGTTGTTTCATGTTAATAAGGTTGTTTTGGGGCAATTTCCATCATTTGAGGTCATTTTGCAATGTTTTGTGTCATTTGTGTAAAATTTGCAAAAGTTTCTCAATCGTTGTCAATGTTGTCatgtaaaagttgcattttttttcATTATGGACAATTGGTGATTGATTGAGTAGTTGAAAATTCTTGTAAAACCATAAATATGTAATGCAAACTCTAATTTGGGAGTTGGAGAAAGATGTAATAAAGAAGAAACTTGTTTGTGAAGAATTTTTACATTGTTTTTCTGAAGTTTTACACTATTTGTAGTCTGAAACACTCCATTGTACAACATGTTATGGCTTGATCTCAAAGACTATaatagatagatagaaagatatttgtttctagtttccaattaattttatttcattaaATTGCATTGATTTTTGTGTGAGCTATGGGCATTTTGGTGAAGGCTACCCAGTTTGATATTTTTTGGTGAAGATAAGAATCTGCAAAAACGTGTTGTACAACCTAGTACATCTTGTTATGAGCCTTCACATGCATGAAATAGTTAGCTAATTGAATTACCTTTCAAATGACATTGGTTTGATGAAATTTCACTAAGTAATAAGGTAGTTATTGCATTTTTGGTGTAAATAGTTTAGAACCCTACCTAGGATTTCTAGTGGACATGTTTAATCCATAACTCACTTTCCCACCATTGGAAAACCATAAAAATTGGTGAGAAGTTTTTAAATGATGTTATCTACAATTCCTCCAAAGGATATGGTTTGATTCATTCACTTTTGTGAGTTTTTAATgactattatttttaaattataacatTGCAGTTTGAAAATCTAGTTGTTTGAGGATTTCAATGAATTTCTTGTTTATTTTTGTAAAGATCATTGGTATGGTTGACATGAGAGTTCCTTGGTGTGTTGGAGAATTGATAAGCATGTTATTGCAAGAATTGAATCAAGTTGAATCAATGAAGCCCTAGTTCACTAATTATAGGTTGATGGGTTATTTGAATACCCTAGATTGATGTTGTTTGCTTTAAATTCCTCCTCTACATCATAAACACAAAATCTAAAATCCACAAATTTAATTATTAAGTTCTCACCCTTTTTCTACTAGCTACTAAGAACTAACTTGGCACATATTATGTATGAATTGTTGTTATGTCTTtgtatttaaaggcattcaataggAAATTAATTCAAATGGTTAATCAAGGAACCAAAATTCTAGTAACATTTGGATTTAAATTCTAAAAGGAAGTTATACCATCTAAATTTTCAAGTAGCTCATTTTTACAATTGTGTATATATTTTATCTTTGAATATTTTCCTAAGGTCATAAAGCTATTCCATAAAGAGTGTTGATCTAAGAGTATTCAACCCTAGCAAGTCAATAACTTCCCAAAGGTATCTTAAATAACTCTACTACTCTTCCCTCTCATTTCCATCCCTCACACATTCATTCTAATCCTTCTTCTAGCATGTCCTTCAATTTTAACATTTCCATCCAACCTTCCCTTGCTCCACCCATCCCACTTTACCTCATCATAATATTCAAATCTTAATCCATATTCCTTCATAGACTTAATTCACATTTTGATCCCTTCTTCCATTCCCTCATTACATCTTCTTCACCTTATTTCTCATAATGACAAAGAAAAACATAGAATCATTTTGCAAGTCCATTAGTTTTCTCATAGACTACTCCTGAGAGAGAAGAAAGTGGATCTAAAACAAAGCTTAATTACATAAATGTTCTCATGAGTAATCCAACAtctaattacataaatgatctcaCTAGTAATCCATATTCTAATTATTTTAGTGGAATCATTAATGAAAACTTTGGTGAAGAGGgaaacaccatcaaaattgactaaAAGGATACCTCCTTCAAGCTTTCAATCTTTTACGAAATTTATGAAATGGATTGAATCTTTAATGGAGGAGCTAGAGTTGCCTATCGAAGAGGATATCAAGTTGTCTAGAAAGAGTAACAAGTTTATAAGTTGGAAAATTGATTGTATCGACTATAGAGGTAAGAGGAATGTTGGCTTTATAAATGTTTAGAACACCATAAATGTTGAGGTGACCTCAATCATAGGTCATAAACACCTTTGAGTGACATCATAAAACACCAAGTGAAGGATAGTGTGCTTcgctttttccaaaaaaaaattggaaatcaaATTGTGGGATAAATTTTTTGACATCGCTTCTGCCAACACAATCGGAATCGATCTCATGGCATACTCAATTCTAAAAAGGAAGTCGACGTAAGGAATAAAGAGCAGGCTGATCACGAAGTCTAAATTTCTTTTGAGAAAGTTGGGATCAATATGGATGCTGACAGCTGAAGAGACTAACAACCAGCTTAATTTCCTAGTTTATGGGTTTCGCTGCCACCCTTTCGCTCTCCCTCATATATCCACTCCCCTAACTTATCATGACTCTTGTTTTATATCACCTTAGGACTGTAGTAAAAACTagatttcctttcttcttcctctACATGAAATGTGGTAATCCATCACCATCATAATCTTCTTTTTCCTAATATTCATTTCCCATCCTTTTCCTCCcatgtttgtatatatgtataaCCAATTCAACACTACATGTATGGCCATATTCTCATTAAGCATTTTTCTTGTATACCTTATGATTATGTTCTTTGAGTGGTTTTTTCTTTCCATTCATTATTCTATCAATTTGTTTGTTAAACTTGTATGGGATTTTGCATGTCACTTTTATGTCAATATTCAATTAAACTTTAATTTGACTAACTTTATGTATTGCAAGCATCACCTCGACACGAAGGTTAATGATTTTGTTCTATGTTTCTACCTCATTAATATCATCTAAAAGATGATAGAATATAATGCATCTTTGTTGAGAATTTACTAGTTTTATTATAAGATGAGGTCACATTTCAATATTATGTCAATTTTTCAAATATTTGTGCTACTCTCTAAGATTATGAGACCAAACTAGATAAATTATTTGCTTGTCCTATAATCCTTTGttatcttcctcttcttctattcctacttcttctctcatttttaaaatttttaaattccaAGAAATCTAATGCTATATCTTAATATTAGTCATATGGGTCATTCTCTTTCTTCCACCTCTCATGCTATATCTTTCAAATCACAATCTAAGCATTATTTCACAAGTCTAAATAATCACCTCTACGATGTTATGAGTCAATTCCTTTTTGCCAATCTTCTTACTCTTTCTCCCATCCATCCTCTAGAtatttctctttctctcccttgaGATATGTTTCTAAAGATCTCAATAATACTGCACTTGTGTCCATGATTGTGAGGTTTATGGGCTTGCACTATAAGCTATAAGATCTAATTGATGCAAATATAATTATGTTCTGATTAATAAAAATTTAGTTAGACCCATACCTTTACATATCTACTAAAAGGAACCACCTAGGGCGCATGAGAAGTGCACACCTAGCAAGAAGAGcccaaaaaatagaaaacaacaaaAGACCACTAAGCCCCAAAAGAACCAGAGACAAAACCAGCAACAAAAACTACACTAGAACTAGCCAACCATCATAGACACAAAGAGATGGCCTACTTGTTGGTGGCATTACTTTATTAACAAAAAATGATTGTTTTGTTGGAATCATTAGCAGAAATTGGGGTACCCAAATTAGGAGTATTTTTAACCACGGACACAAGGGGATCCATGGATACTGAAGGGGAAAGAGTGTGTCTCTTCTTTTTGACTTTCAAGCGAAGGATCTCCTCCTATATAGCCTTTAGAGAAGCCAAATTTTTTAGGACCATTTCCTAGCTTCAATTATACGTTTCTTCAATCTTTCCTTTCGAAATCTCCTAATTTGTTTAGATCCAAAACCATCATATCCTCGTTCTTCTGCAACACCTTTTCAGAGAGCTTCtttatcttctcttccaccttctccCAATTTTCCAACTTCTTGGGCATATTGTTCACCACTTTCCATACATGTTCATCCTTTAAGTCCATGACCCGTTTGTCCACTCTAGCCCCTGACATATTGCTCTAGCTTTGTGAATGCAATTATATTAAGGGCCATATTAATATGGATAATAAAATAGTAGCCCTACCAAATCAAAAATAATAGACATATACAAATCCATTCTCTCAACATAATCAATTTCCTTCTTCCCTTCTCCTATCTATCATAGCCATTTACTCAACCTTGTTTCCCTTTGATGGATTTGTTGCTACTCTTGGCACATAGCCTCCATCTTCCACTCCTCcaattaattattcttctatagAGATTTCTTCAATCGATTGGAGCCTATATTTATAAAGTCTAAAATAACACCCAAACTATTCATAGAGATTCTAGGGGTTTTTAAGAAAGCATGCATAATATTGAAGATAGTCATGTGTGTATTATTTCTATAATATATACAATTTATGCTCATAGATATCACTTTGGGATTGTGTGTTTGGTAGCCACTATTCCACTCAGTTGAGGGTGACATGAGCCCTatgttttcccttcaagatttggattgaaataaatgatgagtcAAGAATATGTGTTTTAGAAAACCTATAAATGTGTCATTTTATTGTGGTTGTTTATTCTACAGGTATTTGCgtacaaatataatattaaaaatggtTTTTACATGTGAATAGTCTTGATGTATTTAGAATTTAGAAACTAAGGgaaaaaaaagaaagtaaaaattCAAATATATACATTAGAAATGGTATTTAAATTATTACAATTCCAAAACATATTCAAATAATTTAGTATTGTTTACCTTTCGAAAATAAATTGACAAATTGTATTTTTCTTAAAAGGGATAACAaaataaaagttaaaataaaaaGAGAAGTGAAATAAGTGATAAAAAAGGACCTTTTATTTTCTCATTATCCTCAATTTGGAGGATTCAAGTTTAGCTTGGCTTGCATTTGGATTTGCATAGGAATTCGGAGGAAAATTGGCAATTTTTGGAGTCCGTAATTGAAgtaattcttttcttttttaattgtTCTGAATTCTTAAAATGTTTTCATGCTTACCGTTAAAGAAGAATAAGGCCTCCATTTTAGTTTCAACAACAAAAGTATGTTTCCTGCGATGTAATGGAATTCTATGTTGGTGTGCATTTCTCGTGTTGTTGGCACATAGGAAGTGAAGCAGTTGATCTGGTTTCATTATATCTAGAGCCGTGTTAATTCTGGTGTGGCCTCAATGTAATGTTTGTGTGTTGTCTGATAGCGAAGGGGCATATTAAAGTTGGCTGACTGTTTTGTCCAGGCATTTTGCAATTGGCCAACTGCTTTATCCAGGCTAGCTTGTAGAAGGGCTATCTACCCCTTCTCTTCCCATTGCTGGAAGAAGGCTTAGTGGAATATGTCCATTGAATCCTTCAAGGACCAGGAAAGATATTTTGTTGCTCTGGTTCATTATTCAATGGAACTGTAATAGAGTTCTATGATGATGCACCTTTTTCATATGCTGTTTGCACATGGGAGGTTGAACAGTTGAttgaaatttctattttttttaaggaGTATGGGGATTGTTGGGGACTTTTAATCCTTTGGTTAATAGTGGCAGTTCTCCCTAGTGATTTAACAAATAAAGTAAATATTTTCCGGTTAAAGCTTAATATATTGGGTGAGGGACCCAACTTTCTTAATTAttgataaacaaaaaaataaaatataaaaaatttcagATCATTGCAAAAGAAATTAGTTAAATGGTATGAATCATAATTCTATAAAGTACGCTACACCATTCTTTAAAACTGGGTTTCAATTCTTTTACTTGATCTAGGCCAGTGAAGGCTCTAAATCACATGCAAGCTACATCTTTCTTAAACTTGTTGATATTACTACACTAAATTGTAGATACACTCATGTCAATCTCACCCTAGATTATGATCTAGTAGGGGCACATGAATTGGTGGCTCACAAGAAATAGAAAAACTCTAAATCACGGATGGAATCACCATAGATCATGGAAAGGCTCAATAGTCTCACCTCTATATAACTCAAAAATTGCTTTGATCATTGCTCTATATGATTTTGCATTGAGTTCTTAAGCTTAAATTAAAATAACAAATAGGTGTCCAATGAGATGAGCTTAAGTGGTAAAGAATGTTGAGATTTTCACAACCCAATATCTAAAAGAAATGCAAAGTTGTAACATAAATAAATTGttctattgattcaagagattacaagAGCTTTTTGATCAAAGGATCAAGGATCAAACTAATTTATGATGAATGAATTGAAATTTCCTCATTGTATAGAGGCCATAGATACATCCATAATCTTGAAAAACTTGCATTATTAGAAATAATGCAAGAAAACTAAATCTAAAAGACTAAAACAATTTTTAGTGCCTAGTCATCCTAAAATACTAAAAGCATAGAACTATGAAAGTGGGAGGAATTACTAAATATTCTACAAAGCTCTCCATTAATTTCAATCACTAATGGATTTAACACAAAAACTATAATGTAGAGTTTGAAGATAATTGTTACCAAATATTTGataaatctgaaatcatcatcttgCAACAAAGGCTTGTATGATAGAGAGTAGATTGTTTCCTCTCACATTGGTTTCTAGTAAGTTTCTTGCACTTAAATCAACCACAAATGATTCATGGTTATGGCATCAATGTTATGACTATCTAAGTTTTCAAGGGTTAAATTTGCTAAATTAGAAGAATATTTGTAAGAGGGATTCCTACTATCAAGGCTAAGTAAGAAGTTTATTTATGGTGTGCACTTGGAAAGCATCATCAAGATAGTGTTTTAGTGACCAAATGTTGGAGAGAAAAATCTCTTCTAGAGTTTGTGCATGTTTACATCTATGGTGACATGCAAGAGCAATCATTGggtaagaacctttattttttGGCTTTCATCTATGAGTACTCTCACCACACTTAGGTTTATTTTATTAAGAATAAATATAAAGCCTTTGTATTCCTCACTTGAATCTTAAAGCAATGACTAAAAACCAGAGTGGGTATCATGTCAAGATACACTAGCCAGATAAAGGGACAGGGTTTACTTTTAATGAGTTTGTTGATTTTTGTATTGAGACATATAGAGACATCTTACTATCGCAtatacaccttagcaaaatggtatTGTTGAAATAAATAATTGCACCATTATGGAAATGGAATGAAGCATGATGTAGACAAAGAATATTTCACATAAATGTTGGGGAGAAGCAGATTCCACAATAATATATATTGTGAATTGAAGTCCAATGAAAGCAGTTCAAAACATCACTCCAAAG
This genomic stretch from Cryptomeria japonica chromosome 8, Sugi_1.0, whole genome shotgun sequence harbors:
- the LOC131050648 gene encoding anther-specific proline-rich protein APG isoform X1, whose amino-acid sequence is MSNTTVMRVDMDCYKCKRVALHSVAGIDGIDMISINMRERTLTVVGDADPVCILNQIRKKFKCAHLLPPPLPPPLKPEPEPKPKPEPKPKPKPEPKPEPEPKPEPAPEPDPKPEPESEPEPKPKPTPPPPTTIVEVHQQYICCPRYPYCMAHVPSIAPPEYCGCSAYPGKSDIPCPRYYPPTAPSDEVVYVLTEENQSWCTIC
- the LOC131050648 gene encoding anther-specific proline-rich protein APG isoform X2 translates to MTTVMRVDMDCYKCKRVALHSVAGIDGIDMISINMRERTLTVVGDADPVCILNQIRKKFKCAHLLPPPLPPPLKPEPEPKPKPEPKPKPKPEPKPEPEPKPEPAPEPDPKPEPESEPEPKPKPTPPPPTTIVEVHQQYICCPRYPYCMAHVPSIAPPEYCGCSAYPGKSDIPCPRYYPPTAPSDEVVYVLTEENQSWCTIC
- the LOC131050648 gene encoding alpha carbonic anhydrase 8 isoform X3, producing MRVDMDCYKCKRVALHSVAGIDGIDMISINMRERTLTVVGDADPVCILNQIRKKFKCAHLLPPPLPPPLKPEPEPKPKPEPKPKPKPEPKPEPEPKPEPAPEPDPKPEPESEPEPKPKPTPPPPTTIVEVHQQYICCPRYPYCMAHVPSIAPPEYCGCSAYPGKSDIPCPRYYPPTAPSDEVVYVLTEENQSWCTIC